One genomic segment of Flavobacteriaceae bacterium includes these proteins:
- a CDS encoding DUF2723 domain-containing protein, whose translation MTSLNYNKWNIILGWVVFLIALITYTLTLEPTVSSWDCGEYISTSVKLEIGHPPGAPLFQMLGAFFAMFTNDVTQIAKMVNFMSALASAFTILFMFWTITNLAKKLALKSGEQLSENKIIAILGSAIVGALAYTFSDSFWFSAVEGEVYAMSSFLMAVLFWLGLRWESELTTPGGNKWLVLISFVVGLSFGVHILSLLVIPSIVLLYFFKTYKNITLKTTAFATVISILVLAFVFKFLFPFTLKFFSVSELFFVNSFGMPYNSGTIIAGIVLVILFYLGLKYTRKEGNATANTLILSVLFIMIGFSSWIMLPIRANANTTINENDPSSARELLAYYNREQYGDANVFYDTYYSNKYNDSRDPKNPYKDDKPKYEKRNGRYEIVNNYKNVIPNYSGKHKGFIPRMTDPASEKMYKVIAGIPQNSKRRPTFAENLKFMVIYQFGYMYGRYFMWNFVGRQNDIQWQYDQNGNWLSGITPIDEFRLGSQKNLPPEALNNKGRNTYYFLPLILGIIGLLYQVKWDQNNFFTLLIFFLFTGFAIIFYTNPKPFEPRERDYAVVGSFYIFAIWIGFGVLALYEYLKSYANKKIVATVVTVISLVAVPILMASQNWDDHDRSNRYTARLNAQAYLESCDPNAIMFTIGDNDTFPLWYMQEVEGVRTDIKLINTSLFATDWYIDQMKRKTYEAPPIPSQLKHEEYTYGTLDVAYYYPLPQFKDTIIDIRLFMKLIQSKNPRTYVETENGVKEKIYPTNKIRIPVDKKTVLENGIVAPKDADKIVDHIDITISDRGLTKNHILMLDILANNNWKQPIYFTGGSNDDAEYIWLKDYLQLDGMAYKLVPILTSNKDQSIFDMGRIDPEKMYHNINKLDWGNINDGNIYLDEQSKRNSISLRNNMMRLAEAFAKEGDTLKAREVLDLSLEKMPIELFGHYSISLGYPELYYKVNEVSKARENAELLVKLIKENLLWLSGFDKREVNEAVFDDIDTNLYMFREIVRQVDVYDTDENYKDQLLEEYTNIFKLFDHLVPDDE comes from the coding sequence ATGACATCTCTTAACTATAACAAATGGAATATCATTCTAGGGTGGGTTGTTTTCCTAATTGCTTTAATCACATACACATTAACCTTAGAACCTACTGTGAGTTCCTGGGACTGCGGTGAATATATCTCGACTTCGGTAAAGTTGGAAATTGGCCATCCGCCGGGAGCTCCGCTATTTCAGATGTTAGGCGCATTTTTTGCCATGTTTACCAATGATGTTACCCAGATTGCTAAGATGGTGAATTTTATGTCTGCCTTAGCCAGCGCATTTACTATACTGTTTATGTTTTGGACCATTACAAATTTGGCAAAGAAACTAGCCTTAAAATCCGGTGAACAACTATCCGAAAATAAAATCATTGCCATTTTAGGAAGTGCTATCGTAGGTGCTTTGGCCTATACTTTTTCAGATAGTTTCTGGTTTAGTGCCGTTGAGGGAGAAGTGTATGCCATGTCCTCATTTTTAATGGCCGTTTTGTTTTGGTTGGGCCTTAGGTGGGAAAGCGAACTCACTACTCCCGGAGGTAATAAGTGGTTGGTTTTAATCAGTTTTGTAGTCGGCTTGTCTTTTGGGGTTCATATATTATCATTGTTAGTTATTCCGTCAATTGTACTGTTGTACTTCTTTAAAACATATAAAAACATCACGCTTAAAACAACTGCATTTGCCACCGTAATTTCTATTTTGGTACTGGCTTTTGTATTTAAATTTTTATTTCCTTTCACCTTAAAATTCTTTAGTGTTTCCGAGTTGTTTTTTGTGAATTCATTTGGAATGCCTTATAACTCCGGAACCATTATTGCCGGAATTGTTTTGGTTATTTTATTTTACCTTGGATTAAAGTATACTCGTAAAGAAGGAAATGCAACTGCCAATACACTCATTTTATCTGTACTCTTTATTATGATCGGGTTTTCTTCCTGGATAATGCTCCCCATAAGAGCCAATGCAAATACGACGATTAATGAAAATGACCCATCCAGTGCCAGAGAATTACTAGCGTATTACAATCGGGAGCAATATGGAGATGCAAACGTTTTTTATGATACATATTACTCTAACAAGTATAATGATTCCAGAGATCCGAAAAATCCGTACAAGGATGATAAGCCCAAATACGAAAAAAGAAATGGCAGATATGAAATTGTAAATAACTACAAAAATGTCATACCAAACTATTCAGGTAAGCACAAGGGATTTATTCCCAGAATGACAGACCCTGCATCGGAAAAAATGTATAAGGTGATAGCAGGGATTCCGCAAAATAGCAAAAGGCGGCCGACTTTTGCAGAAAACCTGAAATTTATGGTTATCTACCAGTTTGGATATATGTATGGCCGTTATTTTATGTGGAATTTTGTAGGGCGGCAGAATGATATCCAGTGGCAGTACGATCAAAATGGGAATTGGCTGAGTGGAATTACACCTATTGACGAATTTAGGTTAGGCTCTCAAAAAAACCTTCCTCCCGAAGCGTTAAACAATAAAGGCAGGAATACCTATTATTTCTTACCTCTCATATTGGGAATCATTGGCCTGTTATATCAGGTAAAATGGGATCAAAATAATTTTTTTACACTCCTCATTTTCTTTTTATTTACGGGTTTTGCCATTATTTTTTATACCAACCCGAAACCTTTTGAGCCCAGAGAAAGAGATTATGCAGTTGTAGGGAGTTTTTACATTTTTGCCATATGGATAGGGTTCGGAGTATTGGCTTTGTATGAATATCTAAAATCATATGCCAATAAAAAGATAGTAGCAACAGTGGTAACTGTTATTTCACTAGTTGCTGTCCCCATTTTAATGGCTTCACAAAACTGGGATGACCATGATCGGTCTAACAGGTATACGGCTCGTTTAAATGCACAGGCTTATCTGGAGTCTTGCGATCCGAATGCCATTATGTTTACCATTGGAGATAATGATACGTTTCCTCTGTGGTATATGCAGGAAGTAGAGGGGGTCAGGACAGATATCAAACTCATAAATACAAGCCTTTTTGCAACAGATTGGTATATTGACCAAATGAAAAGAAAAACCTATGAAGCACCTCCAATACCTTCTCAATTAAAACATGAAGAATATACCTATGGGACATTAGATGTTGCATACTACTACCCTCTGCCTCAGTTTAAAGACACTATTATTGATATACGTCTTTTTATGAAATTGATCCAGAGTAAAAATCCCAGAACTTATGTTGAAACGGAAAACGGAGTAAAAGAAAAAATTTATCCGACAAATAAAATCAGGATTCCCGTTGATAAAAAAACCGTATTAGAGAATGGAATTGTCGCCCCAAAAGATGCAGATAAAATTGTGGATCATATAGACATTACCATTAGTGACCGGGGCTTAACAAAAAACCACATTTTAATGTTGGATATACTGGCAAATAATAACTGGAAGCAACCTATTTATTTTACAGGAGGTTCTAATGACGATGCCGAATATATATGGTTGAAAGATTATTTACAGTTAGACGGAATGGCTTATAAGCTGGTGCCTATTTTAACTTCAAACAAAGATCAATCCATATTTGATATGGGTCGTATAGATCCGGAAAAAATGTATCACAATATCAATAAGTTGGATTGGGGTAATATTAATGACGGTAACATTTATCTGGATGAGCAAAGCAAAAGAAACTCCATCAGTCTTCGAAATAATATGATGCGTTTAGCCGAAGCTTTTGCTAAAGAAGGAGATACTTTAAAAGCAAGAGAGGTATTGGATCTTTCCCTGGAAAAAATGCCTATAGAATTATTTGGCCATTACAGCATCTCTTTAGGGTATCCGGAGTTGTACTATAAAGTGAACGAAGTTTCAAAAGCAAGGGAAAATGCCGAGCTCTTAGTGAAATTAATTAAAGAAAACTTACTATGGTTGAGTGGTTTTGACAAAAGAGAAGTCAATGAAGCCGTATTTGATGATATAGATACAAATTTATATATGTTTAGAGAAATAGTAAGACAAGTTGATGTATATGATACGGACGAAAATTATAAAGATCAACTGTTGGAAGAATACACAAATATCTTTAAATTATTTGACCATTTGGTGCCGGATGATGAATGA
- a CDS encoding helix-turn-helix domain-containing protein, with product MDKPIYNRIKAVLAEKGKTNNWLADEIDMNKNTISKWCRNDMQPRIENLFQVARILDVDVRELLISTK from the coding sequence ATGGATAAGCCAATTTATAATAGGATTAAAGCAGTTTTAGCTGAAAAGGGAAAAACGAATAACTGGTTAGCCGATGAAATAGATATGAATAAGAATACTATTTCAAAATGGTGTAGGAATGATATGCAACCAAGAATTGAAAACCTATTCCAAGTGGCAAGGATTTTGGATGTAGATGTGAGAGAACTTCTTATTTCAACAAAATAA
- the vsr gene encoding DNA mismatch endonuclease Vsr — protein MDIYSSDKRKDIMSKISGKEIKPEIVVRKFLFSQGFRYRKNVKYLPGKPDIVLKKHKVIIFVNGCFWHGHNCKAGKLPSTRKEFWENKIGNTGKRDFKNQAELAGLGWKVIVIWQCELKNKELKSERLQKLVEEIRS, from the coding sequence ATGGATATTTATTCATCTGACAAAAGAAAGGATATAATGTCTAAAATCTCGGGTAAGGAAATCAAACCTGAAATAGTCGTTCGAAAATTTCTTTTTTCACAAGGATTTCGATATAGAAAAAATGTCAAATATCTTCCCGGCAAACCCGATATTGTCCTTAAAAAGCATAAAGTAATTATTTTTGTAAATGGCTGTTTTTGGCATGGTCATAACTGTAAAGCAGGTAAGCTCCCATCTACCAGAAAAGAGTTTTGGGAAAATAAAATAGGAAACACTGGAAAAAGAGATTTTAAAAATCAGGCAGAACTTGCCGGGTTAGGTTGGAAAGTAATTGTTATATGGCAATGTGAATTAAAAAACAAAGAACTAAAATCCGAAAGATTACAAAAATTAGTTGAAGAAATCAGAAGTTGA
- a CDS encoding universal stress protein produces the protein MKTIVVPVDFSKKSEYAVKLASHIAKKSNYEVHLLHMVELPTGIVDMGAGSNFSIPESMMYLKKVKEKIAQLGQIFFTEDFPLKHAIRFQNPYEGIIEYANKVNASFIVMGSKGVSDFEEILIGSNTEKVVRTSKIPVIVVKKDPTGFKVKNIVFASNFKSENKEPFHKLVAFSNEFKSKIHLLKVNTVGKFESSAVSKEKIRSFLEGFKAGKTTINIYNDFSVVKGVMSFSKEVNADLIALSTHGRSGLSHLFNGSIAKNLSKNSLRPLITFKI, from the coding sequence ATGAAAACAATAGTTGTTCCTGTAGATTTTTCAAAAAAATCCGAATATGCCGTAAAGCTGGCATCACATATTGCAAAGAAGTCTAATTATGAAGTGCACCTTTTGCATATGGTAGAATTACCAACCGGAATTGTAGATATGGGAGCCGGCAGTAATTTTAGTATTCCGGAAAGTATGATGTATCTTAAAAAAGTGAAAGAAAAAATAGCCCAACTCGGACAGATTTTTTTTACCGAAGATTTTCCTCTAAAACATGCTATCCGTTTTCAAAACCCTTATGAAGGAATTATTGAATATGCAAATAAAGTGAATGCGAGTTTTATAGTAATGGGCTCAAAAGGGGTTTCCGATTTCGAAGAAATTTTAATCGGATCTAACACGGAAAAAGTAGTGAGAACTTCTAAAATCCCGGTAATTGTTGTTAAAAAAGACCCAACGGGTTTTAAGGTGAAAAACATTGTTTTTGCGTCCAATTTTAAGAGTGAAAACAAAGAACCTTTTCATAAGCTAGTTGCGTTTTCCAACGAGTTTAAAAGCAAAATACATTTATTAAAGGTAAATACAGTGGGTAAATTTGAAAGTTCTGCTGTTTCAAAAGAAAAGATTCGAAGCTTTTTAGAGGGATTCAAAGCCGGTAAAACCACTATTAATATATACAATGATTTTTCTGTAGTAAAAGGGGTTATGAGCTTTTCTAAAGAGGTAAATGCTGACTTAATTGCTCTGAGTACCCACGGAAGAAGCGGGCTTTCTCATTTATTTAACGGAAGCATTGCTAAAAACCTTTCTAAAAACAGTTTAAGACCTTTGATCACTTTTAAAATCTAA
- the rimP gene encoding ribosome assembly cofactor RimP has translation MNREKIRGLVQEALAANTSLFLINLEFLANDTIRLTVDGDTGVSLKEIVRISRHIEHHSNREEEEYFTLEVTSPDIKEPLTERRQYLKNIGRVLKVKTDDCEYEGILISADDVKIVLKWKTREPKPVGKGKVIVEKMATIIYKDIKEAKVKIVF, from the coding sequence ATGAATCGGGAAAAAATAAGGGGCCTTGTTCAGGAAGCACTAGCAGCAAATACATCATTATTTCTGATAAATTTGGAGTTTTTGGCAAATGATACGATTCGATTAACTGTAGACGGAGACACCGGGGTTTCATTGAAGGAAATTGTTCGGATTAGCAGGCATATAGAACACCATTCGAATCGGGAAGAAGAAGAATACTTTACATTAGAAGTCACCTCGCCCGATATCAAAGAACCTCTGACGGAGCGAAGGCAATATTTAAAGAACATAGGCAGGGTTCTGAAAGTAAAAACGGATGACTGTGAATATGAAGGAATACTGATAAGTGCAGATGATGTGAAAATCGTTTTGAAATGGAAAACAAGAGAACCCAAACCGGTTGGTAAAGGGAAGGTTATCGTAGAAAAAATGGCAACTATTATATATAAAGATATTAAAGAAGCAAAAGTGAAGATCGTATTTTAA
- the nusA gene encoding transcription termination/antitermination protein NusA, with protein sequence MENIALIESFSEFKDSKSIDRVTLMSILEEVFRAALKRKFGSDDNFDIIINPDKGDLEIWRNRVVVADGEVEDDNEEIELTEARKIEPDFEIGEDVSEEVKLIDLGRRSILALRQNLISKIHEHDSTNVFKQFKDLEGEIYNAEVHHIRHNAIILLDDDGNEIVLPKSEQIRSDFFRKGDSVRGVIKSVELRGNKPAIILSRTSSEFLVKLFEQEIPEVFDGLITVEEVARIPGEKAKVAVDSYDDRIDPVGACVGMKGSRIHGIVRELGNENIDVVNYTKNEQLFIARALSPAKIASMEIYPFETQKNGKKGRVHVFLKPEEVSKAIGKGGVNIRLASELTKYEIDVQREGLEEEDVELTEFTDEIEDWVIAEFKNIGLDTAKSVLDTSVKELLKRTDLEEETILEVQKILKEEFED encoded by the coding sequence ATGGAAAATATAGCATTGATAGAATCATTTTCGGAGTTTAAAGACAGTAAAAGTATAGACAGAGTAACCTTAATGTCTATTCTGGAAGAAGTATTTAGAGCAGCTTTGAAAAGAAAATTTGGCTCGGATGATAATTTTGATATTATTATCAATCCGGATAAAGGAGATTTGGAAATCTGGAGAAACAGAGTTGTTGTTGCCGACGGTGAAGTAGAAGATGATAATGAAGAAATAGAGCTGACGGAAGCACGAAAAATAGAACCGGATTTTGAAATTGGTGAAGATGTTTCGGAAGAGGTAAAGTTAATAGATCTGGGAAGAAGATCCATCCTGGCATTGCGGCAAAATTTAATTTCCAAAATTCATGAGCACGACAGTACAAACGTCTTTAAACAATTCAAAGACCTGGAAGGAGAGATATACAATGCGGAAGTACATCACATTCGTCATAATGCAATTATTTTATTAGATGATGACGGAAATGAAATTGTGTTGCCGAAAAGCGAGCAAATCAGGTCGGATTTCTTTAGAAAAGGCGATTCGGTCAGGGGAGTTATAAAATCCGTAGAATTAAGAGGGAATAAACCTGCCATTATATTATCAAGAACATCTTCTGAGTTTTTAGTAAAACTATTTGAACAAGAAATCCCCGAAGTTTTTGATGGTTTGATCACCGTAGAAGAGGTAGCCAGAATTCCTGGAGAAAAAGCCAAAGTTGCCGTAGATTCATATGATGACAGGATAGATCCGGTTGGAGCTTGTGTGGGAATGAAAGGTTCCAGAATCCATGGAATTGTCAGAGAATTGGGAAATGAAAATATTGATGTGGTTAATTACACCAAAAATGAACAGCTATTTATAGCAAGAGCACTAAGCCCTGCTAAAATTGCTTCTATGGAAATTTATCCTTTTGAAACGCAGAAAAATGGTAAAAAAGGAAGAGTACATGTTTTTTTAAAACCCGAAGAAGTGTCTAAAGCTATTGGAAAAGGAGGAGTAAATATCCGATTGGCCAGCGAATTAACGAAATACGAAATTGATGTACAAAGAGAAGGACTGGAGGAAGAAGATGTGGAATTAACCGAATTTACAGACGAAATTGAAGACTGGGTAATTGCAGAGTTTAAAAATATTGGTTTGGATACGGCAAAAAGTGTATTAGATACAAGTGTTAAAGAACTTTTAAAAAGAACTGATCTGGAGGAAGAAACCATTTTAGAAGTGCAGAAAATATTAAAAGAAGAGTTTGAAGATTAA
- the infB gene encoding translation initiation factor IF-2 — translation MAESKTMRLNKVLRELNISLDRAVEYLAKNGHEIEARPTTKISEETYQVLLDGFETDASKRAESKEVGEEKRKEKEAIRLELEAKLEQKKAAEAKKEEVFKVKTEKLAFKKVGKIDLEPSKKTKETQKKEKKTTTEKPEPPKEKPIAKKTEPRKETKDPAVEEKAEPETLKTQYKKLDGPKLTGKKIDLKQFEKVNKKPEGKPEKTAANDANKKKRRRISKPSAPNQGQNRSENRGNKGRGRQQRPSVAQKEELTEAEIQKQVRETLEKLQGKSSKGKGAKYRREKRDAHRQQSEADLQAAEAESKVLKVTEFVTVSEIATMMDVPVTDIISACMSLGMMVTMNQRLDAETLTIVAEEFNYTVEFIGTEVEEAIFEEQDKPEELKKRAPIITVMGHVDHGKTSLLDYIRKANVIEGESGGITQHIGAYSVYVGDEKISFLDTPGHEAFTAMRARGAQVTDLVIIVVAADDDVMPQTKEAISHAQAARVPIIFAINKIDKPNANPDNVKTQLSGMNLVIEEWGGNIQSQDISAKTGQGIEELLEKVVLEAEVLELKANPNKNAVGAVVEAQLDKGRGYVSTLLVQSGTMKIGDYILAGKHSGKVRAMFDDKGNSLKEAGPSTPVSILGLDGAPQAGDKFNVFDDEREAKQIATKRSQLQREQSVRTQKTLTLDEIGRRIALGDFKELNIILKGDVDGSVEALTDSFQKLSTEEIQVNILHKGVGAITESDVLLASASDAIIVGFNVRPQGNAKTVADKEEVDIRFYSIIYDAINDLKDAMEGMLSPDMKEEVTGNVEIREVYKISKVGNIAGCMVMSGKIFKDSNVRIIRDGIVVHDGSLVSLKRFKDDVKEVAKGYDCGLQVKGFNDIKEGDTIEAYQEIAVKKKLK, via the coding sequence ATGGCTGAAAGCAAAACAATGAGGCTTAACAAAGTGCTGAGGGAACTCAATATCTCTTTGGATAGAGCAGTAGAATACCTGGCTAAAAACGGACACGAAATAGAAGCCAGGCCTACTACTAAAATATCCGAAGAAACATATCAGGTCTTACTTGATGGCTTTGAAACAGACGCCAGTAAAAGAGCCGAATCTAAAGAAGTTGGTGAAGAAAAGAGGAAAGAAAAAGAAGCTATTAGGTTAGAATTAGAAGCCAAATTAGAACAAAAAAAAGCAGCTGAAGCTAAAAAAGAAGAAGTTTTTAAAGTTAAAACCGAAAAGTTAGCGTTTAAAAAGGTAGGTAAAATAGATTTAGAGCCTTCAAAAAAAACCAAAGAAACTCAGAAAAAAGAAAAAAAAACAACAACGGAAAAACCCGAACCTCCGAAAGAAAAACCTATTGCTAAAAAAACGGAACCGAGAAAAGAAACCAAAGACCCGGCAGTAGAGGAGAAAGCCGAACCGGAAACACTCAAAACACAATATAAAAAATTAGATGGGCCCAAATTAACCGGCAAAAAAATTGACCTGAAACAATTTGAAAAAGTCAATAAAAAACCGGAAGGTAAACCTGAAAAAACGGCTGCTAATGATGCCAATAAAAAGAAAAGAAGAAGAATAAGTAAACCAAGTGCACCAAATCAAGGTCAAAATAGAAGTGAAAATAGAGGGAATAAAGGAAGAGGAAGGCAACAGAGACCATCGGTTGCTCAAAAAGAAGAGTTAACAGAAGCAGAAATTCAAAAGCAGGTACGAGAGACGTTAGAGAAATTACAAGGAAAATCCTCTAAAGGAAAAGGAGCTAAATACCGCAGAGAAAAACGAGACGCACATCGCCAGCAATCAGAAGCAGATTTGCAGGCAGCAGAGGCGGAGAGCAAAGTATTAAAGGTAACCGAATTTGTAACCGTTAGTGAGATAGCAACTATGATGGACGTACCGGTTACAGATATTATCTCTGCCTGTATGTCTCTCGGAATGATGGTGACTATGAATCAACGCCTCGATGCGGAAACACTGACTATAGTTGCAGAAGAATTTAATTATACCGTTGAATTTATAGGTACAGAAGTAGAAGAAGCTATTTTTGAAGAACAAGATAAACCGGAAGAGCTAAAAAAACGCGCACCGATTATTACCGTAATGGGGCATGTGGATCACGGTAAAACATCGCTATTGGATTATATTCGAAAAGCAAATGTAATTGAAGGAGAATCAGGTGGAATTACACAGCATATAGGAGCCTACTCGGTATATGTAGGAGATGAAAAAATATCATTTTTAGACACTCCGGGTCACGAAGCTTTTACAGCTATGCGTGCACGTGGAGCACAGGTTACAGACTTGGTAATTATTGTCGTAGCTGCCGATGATGATGTAATGCCACAAACCAAAGAAGCCATTTCTCATGCACAGGCAGCAAGAGTTCCCATTATATTCGCTATCAATAAGATTGATAAGCCAAATGCAAACCCCGATAATGTAAAAACACAATTGTCCGGAATGAACCTGGTAATTGAAGAATGGGGAGGAAATATTCAATCACAAGATATTTCGGCAAAAACAGGGCAGGGAATAGAAGAACTACTGGAAAAAGTAGTGCTGGAAGCAGAAGTGTTGGAATTAAAAGCAAACCCCAATAAAAACGCTGTAGGCGCAGTTGTGGAAGCCCAACTGGATAAAGGAAGAGGATATGTTTCTACCCTTTTAGTGCAGTCAGGAACCATGAAAATAGGAGACTATATTCTGGCAGGAAAACACAGCGGAAAAGTACGGGCGATGTTCGATGATAAAGGAAATAGCCTAAAAGAAGCCGGCCCGTCAACACCGGTATCTATATTAGGCCTGGACGGAGCACCGCAGGCAGGAGATAAATTTAATGTATTTGACGATGAGCGCGAAGCAAAGCAAATTGCTACCAAACGCTCTCAATTACAAAGAGAACAATCCGTAAGAACTCAAAAAACACTGACTTTAGACGAGATCGGAAGGCGTATTGCATTAGGAGATTTTAAAGAATTGAATATCATCTTGAAAGGAGATGTAGACGGTTCTGTGGAGGCCCTGACAGATTCTTTCCAGAAACTGTCTACCGAAGAAATTCAAGTCAATATTTTGCACAAAGGAGTGGGTGCTATCACTGAATCGGACGTACTATTAGCATCTGCCTCCGATGCCATTATCGTAGGATTTAATGTACGCCCGCAAGGCAATGCAAAGACAGTTGCAGATAAAGAAGAAGTAGATATCCGGTTCTATTCGATTATCTATGATGCTATTAACGACCTAAAAGATGCAATGGAAGGAATGCTGTCTCCGGACATGAAAGAAGAAGTTACAGGAAATGTGGAAATCAGAGAAGTATATAAAATTTCCAAAGTCGGAAATATAGCAGGTTGTATGGTGATGAGCGGTAAAATTTTCAAAGATTCTAACGTGCGAATTATTAGAGACGGAATAGTAGTGCACGACGGTTCGTTAGTTTCATTGAAACGCTTTAAAGATGATGTAAAGGAAGTTGCTAAAGGATATGATTGTGGGCTTCAGGTCAAAGGATTTAATGATATCAAAGAAGGCGATACCATAGAAGCATATCAAGAAATAGCGGTTAAAAAGAAACTGAAATAA
- a CDS encoding SPOR domain-containing protein, translated as MILNKLYFQYIKTQVVIFVISIVTMKRKPFYFVVFALLFFGIATGYSQDSIDRNHFIQKLIQKKREYNKTHGLGYRIQLYNGLEVRVKRTQAKFKAKFPNIKTYVTYVSPEWKIQVGNYKTRLEADRALLAIKDSFSGAIVVPIGR; from the coding sequence ATGATTCTAAATAAATTATATTTTCAATATATTAAAACACAAGTCGTTATTTTTGTAATCTCAATAGTTACCATGAAAAGAAAGCCTTTTTACTTTGTGGTATTCGCTTTGTTATTCTTTGGTATAGCTACCGGCTATTCTCAGGACAGCATAGATCGTAATCATTTTATTCAAAAATTAATTCAAAAGAAAAGGGAGTACAATAAAACGCACGGATTAGGATATAGGATTCAGTTATATAATGGCCTTGAAGTCAGGGTAAAAAGAACGCAGGCTAAATTCAAGGCGAAGTTCCCGAATATTAAAACCTATGTAACTTATGTGTCTCCTGAGTGGAAAATTCAAGTGGGAAATTATAAAACCCGCTTAGAAGCTGACAGGGCTTTATTAGCTATTAAAGATTCTTTTTCGGGAGCTATTGTTGTTCCTATAGGGCGGTAA